A genomic region of Janthinobacterium lividum contains the following coding sequences:
- a CDS encoding TraR/DksA family transcriptional regulator, whose product MNGLPQDQLQRLQGVLEQRKLALLEQIESETAEADARASLLNEIEASPADNASVRTLNALVSEAAEHNLAQLAIIKHALAKFADGSYGLCDNCGEAIGLSRLIARPEARLCIDCQTRLEKAQR is encoded by the coding sequence ATGAATGGATTGCCGCAAGACCAGTTGCAGCGCCTGCAGGGCGTGCTGGAGCAACGCAAACTGGCGTTGCTGGAACAGATCGAGAGCGAAACGGCCGAGGCCGATGCGCGCGCCTCGCTGCTCAATGAAATCGAAGCCTCGCCGGCCGACAACGCCAGCGTGCGCACCTTGAACGCCCTCGTCAGCGAAGCGGCCGAACACAACCTGGCGCAGCTGGCCATCATCAAGCACGCGCTGGCCAAGTTTGCCGATGGCAGCTACGGCCTGTGCGACAACTGCGGCGAAGCCATCGGCCTGTCGCGCCTGATCGCGCGCCCCGAAGCGCGCCTGTGCATCGATTGCCAGACGCGGCTGGAAAAAGCCCAGCGCTGA
- a CDS encoding VOC family protein: MRIEPYLQFNGNCAQALEYYRQHLHGTDLCLMPYRGSPGQDQVKEDWYDKIMHGSIQLGATMLMGSDGGCTEDGAKGMSGCSVCLTVDTPEEAERVFAALARDGNIQMPMEETFWAKRFGMLKDQFGVAWMVNCLKEPA; this comes from the coding sequence ATGCGTATCGAACCGTATTTGCAATTCAATGGCAATTGCGCGCAAGCGCTGGAATACTACCGCCAGCACCTGCATGGCACGGACCTGTGCCTGATGCCATATCGGGGCAGCCCGGGCCAGGACCAGGTCAAGGAAGACTGGTACGACAAGATCATGCACGGCTCCATACAGCTGGGGGCCACCATGCTGATGGGCTCGGACGGCGGCTGCACCGAAGATGGCGCCAAGGGCATGAGTGGCTGCTCCGTCTGCCTGACCGTCGATACGCCGGAGGAAGCGGAACGGGTCTTCGCCGCACTGGCGCGTGACGGCAACATCCAGATGCCCATGGAGGAAACGTTCTGGGCCAAACGTTTCGGCATGCTGAAAGACCAGTTCGGCGTGGCCTGGATGGTCAACTGCCTCAAGGAACCAGCATAG
- the otnI gene encoding 2-oxo-tetronate isomerase, translating to MPNFAANLSMMFTELPFLDRFAAAREAGFDAVEFLFPYAVEARQIAMRLERHQLQLAVFNFPPGDWEHGERGIACDPRRGEEFRGNVQLALNYALALGAKQLHCMAGIVPPGMSLERARQSLIGNLQFAADACRPHGINVLIEPINRYDMPGYFLNHSQQAADIIADCQRSNIFLQYDVYHMQRMEGELSNTIRAMLPLIRHIQIADTPGRHEPGTGEINYRHLFKLLDQVGYAGWVGCEYRPASDTVAGLGWREQLTGTAGTMGA from the coding sequence ATGCCGAACTTCGCTGCCAACCTCAGCATGATGTTTACCGAACTGCCCTTCCTCGACCGCTTTGCCGCCGCCAGGGAAGCGGGCTTCGATGCCGTCGAATTCCTGTTCCCCTATGCCGTCGAGGCGCGGCAGATCGCCATGCGGCTGGAACGCCACCAGCTGCAGCTGGCCGTCTTCAACTTCCCGCCCGGCGACTGGGAGCACGGCGAGCGGGGCATTGCCTGCGATCCGCGCCGGGGCGAGGAATTCCGCGGCAACGTGCAACTGGCGCTCAACTATGCGCTGGCGCTCGGGGCGAAGCAGTTGCACTGCATGGCCGGTATCGTGCCGCCCGGCATGAGTCTGGAGCGGGCGCGGCAAAGCCTGATCGGCAACCTGCAATTTGCGGCCGACGCCTGCCGTCCGCATGGCATCAACGTGTTGATCGAGCCCATCAACCGCTACGACATGCCCGGTTACTTTCTGAACCATAGCCAGCAGGCGGCCGACATCATCGCCGACTGCCAGCGCAGCAATATCTTCCTGCAATACGACGTTTATCACATGCAGCGCATGGAGGGCGAGCTGAGCAACACCATCCGCGCCATGCTGCCCCTGATCCGCCATATCCAGATCGCCGATACGCCGGGCCGCCACGAACCGGGCACGGGCGAGATCAACTACCGCCATCTGTTCAAGCTGCTCGACCAGGTCGGCTACGCAGGCTGGGTCGGCTGCGAATACCGCCCCGCCAGCGATACCGTTGCCGGACTGGGATGGCGCGAGCAATTAACGGGCACAGCGGGCACGATGGGCGCCTGA
- a CDS encoding DEAD/DEAH box helicase: MSFSSLGLSDAIVRAVTEHGYTVPTPIQSQAIPAVLAGGDLLAGAQTGTGKTAGFTLPVLHRLSTDANGASITSNTSTRPIRALILAPTRELAAQVEESVRAYSKYTKLNSTVIFGGVGINPQIKQLKHGVDILVATPGRLLDHMGQGTVDLSKVEILILDEADRMLDMGFIRDIKKVLAVLPPKRQNLLFSATFSEEIKALADGLLNKPAMIEVARRNSTVEVIKQKIHPVDRDKKHPMLSYLIKSNNWTQVLVFTRTKHGANKLVEQLGADGIGALAIHGNKSQSARTRALSEFKDGTLQVLVATDIAARGIDIDQLPHVVNYDLPNIPEDYVHRIGRTGRAGAKGEAVSLVCVDEHEMLKDIEKLIKQTLPREVIPGFEPDLNARAQPVQLRSGTGGHRNNSRAPAGAVVRVKTGGSGAKPRSAGPSGGGGGGNRSGNAPRSAANHRSGGRGR, translated from the coding sequence ATGTCCTTTTCCTCCCTCGGATTGTCCGACGCTATCGTACGTGCCGTTACCGAACACGGCTACACCGTGCCGACCCCGATCCAGTCGCAGGCGATTCCCGCCGTGCTGGCTGGCGGCGACTTGCTGGCCGGTGCACAAACCGGTACCGGCAAGACGGCCGGCTTTACCCTGCCCGTGCTGCACCGCCTGTCGACGGACGCCAATGGCGCGTCCATCACCAGCAACACCTCGACGCGCCCGATCCGCGCCCTGATCCTGGCCCCGACGCGCGAACTCGCCGCGCAGGTCGAGGAAAGCGTGCGCGCCTACAGCAAATACACCAAATTGAACTCGACCGTGATCTTCGGCGGCGTCGGCATCAACCCGCAAATCAAGCAGCTCAAGCATGGCGTCGACATCCTCGTCGCCACGCCGGGCCGTTTGCTGGACCATATGGGCCAGGGCACCGTCGACCTGTCGAAAGTGGAAATCCTGATCCTGGACGAAGCCGACCGCATGCTGGACATGGGCTTCATCCGCGACATCAAGAAAGTGCTGGCCGTGCTGCCGCCAAAACGCCAGAACCTGCTGTTCTCGGCCACGTTCTCGGAAGAGATCAAGGCCCTGGCCGACGGCTTGCTGAACAAGCCAGCCATGATCGAAGTGGCACGCCGCAATTCGACCGTCGAAGTGATCAAGCAAAAGATCCATCCGGTCGACCGCGACAAGAAGCACCCGATGCTGTCCTACCTGATCAAGTCGAACAACTGGACGCAAGTGCTGGTATTTACGCGCACCAAGCATGGCGCCAATAAACTGGTCGAGCAACTGGGCGCGGACGGCATCGGCGCCCTGGCCATCCACGGCAACAAGAGCCAGTCGGCACGCACGCGCGCGCTGTCCGAGTTCAAGGATGGCACCTTGCAAGTGCTGGTCGCCACCGACATCGCCGCACGCGGCATCGATATCGACCAGTTGCCGCACGTCGTCAACTACGACTTGCCGAACATTCCGGAAGACTATGTGCACCGTATCGGCCGCACGGGCCGTGCCGGCGCCAAGGGCGAAGCCGTGTCGCTGGTCTGCGTGGATGAGCACGAAATGTTGAAAGACATCGAAAAGCTGATCAAGCAAACCCTGCCGCGCGAAGTCATCCCGGGCTTCGAGCCCGACCTGAACGCCCGCGCCCAGCCTGTGCAATTGCGCAGCGGCACCGGCGGCCACCGCAACAACAGCCGCGCGCCAGCCGGCGCCGTCGTGCGCGTGAAAACCGGCGGCAGCGGCGCCAAGCCACGCAGCGCCGGCCCATCGGGCGGCGGTGGCGGCGGCAACCGTTCGGGCAATGCGCCACGTTCGGCGGCGAACCACCGTTCCGGCGGCCGCGGCCGCTAA
- a CDS encoding hydrolase: MPIATAQAAQKLLTPNDHTLIMIDHQSQMAFATRSIDLALLRNNAALVAKAAAEFKVPTILTTVAAKSFSGPIFDEIQSVFPEQAPIDRTSMNTWEDARIADKVNGYGKGKIVLAGLWTSVCIVGPALSALEQGFEVYVIADASGDVSDEAHAMAMQRMLQAGAQPMTSVQYLLELQRDWARGETYNETVATAVAHGGGYGLGLIYAKSMFNASEGH, from the coding sequence ATGCCTATCGCCACCGCCCAAGCCGCACAAAAACTGCTGACCCCTAACGATCATACCCTGATCATGATCGACCACCAGTCACAGATGGCGTTCGCCACCCGTTCCATCGACCTGGCCCTGCTGCGTAACAATGCAGCCCTGGTGGCCAAGGCGGCGGCGGAATTCAAGGTGCCGACGATCCTGACGACGGTGGCAGCCAAATCGTTCTCCGGCCCTATTTTTGACGAAATCCAGTCCGTCTTCCCGGAACAGGCGCCGATCGACCGCACCAGCATGAATACCTGGGAAGATGCGCGCATCGCCGACAAGGTGAATGGCTATGGCAAGGGCAAGATCGTGCTGGCCGGCCTGTGGACCTCCGTCTGCATCGTGGGACCAGCCCTGTCGGCGCTGGAGCAGGGCTTCGAGGTCTACGTGATCGCCGACGCCAGCGGCGACGTCTCCGACGAAGCGCATGCGATGGCCATGCAGCGCATGCTGCAGGCGGGTGCGCAGCCGATGACGTCCGTGCAATACTTGCTGGAACTGCAGCGCGACTGGGCCCGTGGCGAGACCTACAACGAGACGGTGGCGACAGCCGTGGCGCACGGCGGTGGCTATGGCCTGGGCCTGATCTACGCCAAATCCATGTTCAACGCCAGCGAAGGCCATTGA
- a CDS encoding amidohydrolase, with protein MHANTILLNGRFHTVDRTQPLASAVAIADGKFLAVGDVEDVMRHRGPATQVIDLAGRTVIPGLNDSHLHLIRGGLNYNLELRWEGVPSLADALRMLKEQALRTPNPQWVRVVGGWTEFQFAEKRMPTLDEINAAAPDTPVFILHLYDRALLNRAALRAVGYDKNTPNPPDGEIVRDGAGNPTGLLIARPNAMILYATLAQGPKLPLELQVNSTRQFMRELNRLGLTSAIDAGGGFQNYPEDYAVVDELAQKEQLTIRIAYNLFTQNKGAELQDFQKWTGMIRPGDGTDFYRHNGAGEMLVFSAADFEDFLEPRPELAAGMEDELEKVVRHLVEQRWPFRLHATYDESISRMLDVFEKVNRDTPFGGLHWLFDHAETISPRNIDRVRALGGGLAIQHRMAFQGEYFVERYGADAAKATPPVQRMLDAGVPVGGGTDATRVASYNPWTALYWLVSGRTVGGLALTDAAGRLSRDTALELWTAGSAWFSSEQGKKGRIREGMLADLSVLSADYFTVPEEAIKSIESVLTMVGGKVVYGQAEFTHLAPPLIPVLPEWSPVRTVPGHYRPVARPAQAQAMLPHQCAGACGVHAHAHDRARTSAVPVSDFSGFWGTLGCSCFAF; from the coding sequence ATGCACGCAAACACGATCTTGCTCAATGGCCGTTTCCATACGGTCGACAGGACGCAGCCGCTGGCGTCCGCCGTCGCCATCGCCGATGGCAAATTTCTCGCCGTGGGCGACGTTGAAGACGTGATGCGCCATCGCGGCCCCGCCACGCAGGTGATCGACCTGGCTGGCCGCACGGTGATTCCCGGCCTGAACGACTCGCACCTGCACCTGATCCGCGGCGGCTTGAACTACAACCTGGAGTTGCGCTGGGAAGGCGTGCCCTCGCTGGCCGACGCCTTGCGCATGTTGAAAGAACAGGCGCTGCGCACGCCGAACCCGCAATGGGTGCGCGTGGTGGGCGGCTGGACGGAATTCCAGTTCGCGGAAAAGCGCATGCCCACGCTTGATGAAATCAACGCGGCCGCGCCGGACACGCCCGTCTTCATCCTGCACCTGTACGACCGCGCCCTGCTGAACCGCGCCGCCCTGCGCGCCGTCGGCTACGACAAGAACACGCCGAACCCGCCCGATGGCGAAATCGTGCGCGACGGGGCCGGCAACCCCACCGGCTTGCTGATCGCCCGGCCGAACGCCATGATCCTGTATGCGACCCTGGCGCAAGGCCCGAAGCTGCCGCTCGAATTGCAGGTGAATTCCACGCGCCAGTTCATGCGCGAACTCAATCGCCTCGGCCTGACAAGCGCCATCGACGCGGGCGGCGGCTTCCAGAATTATCCCGAGGATTACGCCGTCGTCGACGAACTGGCGCAAAAAGAGCAACTGACCATCCGCATCGCCTACAACCTGTTTACGCAAAACAAGGGCGCGGAATTGCAGGACTTCCAGAAGTGGACCGGCATGATCAGGCCGGGCGACGGCACGGACTTTTACCGGCATAACGGCGCCGGCGAAATGCTGGTGTTTTCCGCCGCCGACTTCGAGGATTTCCTCGAACCGCGTCCCGAGCTGGCGGCCGGCATGGAAGACGAGCTGGAAAAGGTCGTGCGCCACCTGGTCGAGCAGCGCTGGCCGTTCCGCCTGCACGCCACCTATGACGAATCGATCAGCCGCATGCTCGACGTGTTTGAAAAGGTCAACCGCGACACGCCGTTCGGCGGCCTGCACTGGCTGTTCGACCACGCGGAAACCATCAGCCCCCGTAATATCGACCGGGTCAGGGCGCTGGGCGGCGGCCTGGCCATCCAGCACCGCATGGCGTTCCAGGGCGAATATTTTGTCGAGCGCTATGGCGCCGATGCAGCCAAGGCCACGCCGCCCGTGCAGCGCATGCTGGACGCGGGCGTGCCCGTGGGCGGCGGCACGGATGCCACGCGGGTGGCCAGCTACAACCCGTGGACGGCGCTGTACTGGCTGGTATCGGGGCGCACCGTGGGCGGCCTGGCCCTGACGGATGCGGCGGGCAGATTGTCGCGCGATACGGCGCTGGAACTGTGGACGGCGGGCAGCGCCTGGTTCTCCAGCGAGCAAGGCAAGAAGGGGCGCATCCGCGAGGGCATGCTGGCCGATTTGAGCGTGCTGTCGGCCGATTACTTCACCGTGCCGGAAGAAGCGATCAAGTCCATCGAATCCGTGCTGACCATGGTGGGCGGCAAGGTCGTCTACGGCCAGGCGGAATTTACCCATCTTGCGCCGCCCTTGATTCCCGTGTTGCCCGAATGGTCGCCCGTGCGCACGGTGCCGGGACACTACCGTCCCGTGGCCAGGCCGGCGCAAGCGCAAGCCATGCTGCCGCACCAGTGCGCGGGCGCCTGCGGCGTGCATGCGCATGCCCACGACCGGGCGCGCACATCGGCCGTGCCGGTCAGCGATTTTTCCGGTTTCTGGGGCACCTTGGGCTGCAGCTGTTTCGCCTTTTAG
- a CDS encoding vWA domain-containing protein has product MRIPHQRQGGQVLVMVALSAVVLIASVGLAIDSALGYFVKAKLNAAVDAASLAAARGVTAGNSEEEQRTRARQSARDFFDVNYPDHFLLSTPTLHPVDVTFDKGTVTIDVSASASLPVSLMGVLGFKTLEVAASAQTIRKDLDMVLVMDTSGSLKNNADAVRAAGKSFLNKFNATVDRVGLLHFASEAQIDIPIRQIERGFDRGGMTMKGGKIDQFAFVGGTNSSAGMFQARKQLNDIEQVNRSSLRVIVFFSDGSPAAFSSYFPNKDNKCKDAGGLATFPKLQNPALAGLYRMKVSDTLQYGDCAANQITALPAWYNATNDPAHANDAALREFPIVTNSPRVVTASTATAQAQWTNVHRASRNLVEAMAAKARQEGIFVFTLGMGASLKTKEGPDNELGEDLLRCLANTTDAKAACRKPAEPVGLYCYAASDSDLSPCFTRLASAILRISK; this is encoded by the coding sequence ATGCGCATTCCACACCAGCGGCAAGGCGGGCAAGTACTGGTCATGGTGGCGCTGTCGGCCGTCGTCCTGATCGCCTCCGTGGGCCTGGCCATCGATTCGGCCCTCGGCTACTTCGTCAAGGCCAAGCTCAATGCGGCCGTCGACGCGGCCAGCCTGGCGGCGGCGCGCGGCGTCACTGCGGGCAACTCGGAAGAAGAACAGCGGACCAGGGCGCGCCAGTCGGCAAGGGATTTTTTTGACGTCAATTATCCGGACCACTTCCTGCTGTCGACGCCGACCCTCCATCCCGTCGATGTCACGTTCGACAAGGGCACCGTCACCATCGACGTCTCCGCCAGCGCCTCGCTGCCCGTCTCGCTGATGGGCGTACTCGGCTTCAAGACCCTGGAGGTGGCCGCCAGCGCGCAAACCATCCGCAAGGACCTGGACATGGTGCTGGTGATGGATACGTCGGGGTCGCTGAAAAACAATGCGGACGCCGTGCGGGCGGCGGGCAAGTCCTTCCTGAACAAGTTCAACGCCACGGTCGACCGGGTCGGCTTGCTGCACTTCGCCTCGGAAGCGCAAATCGACATCCCGATCAGGCAGATCGAGCGCGGCTTCGACCGCGGCGGCATGACCATGAAAGGTGGAAAGATCGATCAATTCGCCTTTGTCGGCGGCACCAACTCTTCCGCCGGCATGTTCCAGGCCCGCAAACAGCTGAACGACATCGAGCAGGTCAACCGCTCCAGCCTGCGCGTCATCGTGTTTTTCTCCGATGGCTCGCCGGCGGCGTTTTCCTCGTACTTCCCCAACAAGGACAACAAATGCAAGGACGCAGGCGGCCTCGCCACCTTTCCGAAACTGCAAAACCCGGCGCTGGCAGGCCTGTACCGGATGAAAGTGAGCGACACGCTCCAGTACGGCGATTGCGCCGCCAATCAGATCACCGCGCTTCCCGCATGGTATAACGCGACGAATGACCCCGCCCACGCCAACGACGCGGCGCTGCGCGAGTTTCCCATCGTCACCAACTCGCCACGCGTCGTGACCGCTTCCACCGCGACGGCGCAGGCACAATGGACGAATGTGCACCGCGCCTCGCGCAACCTGGTCGAAGCGATGGCGGCCAAGGCGCGCCAGGAAGGCATTTTCGTCTTTACCCTGGGCATGGGCGCATCGCTGAAAACCAAGGAAGGGCCGGACAACGAGCTGGGCGAAGACTTGCTGCGCTGCCTGGCCAATACCACCGATGCGAAAGCGGCTTGCCGCAAGCCGGCCGAACCCGTGGGCCTGTATTGCTATGCGGCCAGCGACAGCGACCTGAGTCCCTGTTTCACCCGGCTTGCCTCGGCCATCCTGCGCATTTCCAAATAA
- a CDS encoding TadE/TadG family type IV pilus assembly protein, translated as MRAPTLRFPRRAARGIAAIEFAIVLPLLALLLFMLADLSRAIQAKTILLNISREGANLSARATSDLSGSSQGIMNALAASTPPLDMHGRGMIYITKIMGYTAQSGLRNIVLEQYRWDAGAKASGYLPASQVWQCGSWRDGTCTGIAKDEYAPAVSLMQSQLADGELIYAVETFYNFDMLFGTLKFGNSTTPVLAPNLTSMTVF; from the coding sequence ATGCGCGCGCCAACCCTCCGTTTTCCGCGCCGCGCCGCGCGTGGCATCGCCGCCATCGAATTTGCCATCGTGCTGCCCTTGCTGGCCTTGCTGCTGTTCATGCTGGCCGACCTGTCGCGCGCCATCCAGGCCAAGACCATCCTGCTCAATATCAGCCGCGAAGGCGCCAACCTGTCCGCGCGCGCCACGTCCGACCTGAGCGGCTCGAGCCAGGGCATCATGAACGCGCTGGCCGCCAGCACGCCGCCGCTGGACATGCACGGGCGCGGCATGATCTACATCACCAAGATCATGGGCTACACGGCGCAGAGCGGCTTGCGCAATATCGTACTGGAACAGTACCGCTGGGACGCCGGCGCAAAGGCCAGCGGCTACCTGCCCGCCAGCCAGGTGTGGCAATGCGGCAGCTGGCGCGATGGCACGTGCACCGGCATCGCCAAGGATGAATACGCCCCCGCGGTGTCATTGATGCAGAGCCAGCTGGCCGATGGCGAACTGATTTACGCCGTGGAAACTTTCTACAATTTCGACATGCTGTTCGGCACATTGAAATTTGGCAACAGCACGACGCCCGTGCTGGCGCCCAACCTGACTTCGATGACGGTATTCTGA
- a CDS encoding TadE family protein → MRLKQADSRIFHKHSGQAGATLVELALITPVFLMLIIGIIELSMAYFANMTMQHAVREGARYAVTGAKDLDPDSANQQRYHAVMQKIRDSSMGMYDKVSPVISVNGSDAVGAAMFGQAGDIVVISVDCRWAFATPMIRALFRDGQAHFVVAATMRNESFGGL, encoded by the coding sequence ATGCGCTTAAAACAGGCCGATTCCCGCATATTCCACAAGCACAGCGGACAGGCTGGCGCCACCCTGGTCGAATTGGCCCTGATAACACCGGTCTTTCTCATGCTGATAATCGGCATCATTGAATTGAGCATGGCTTATTTTGCCAATATGACCATGCAGCATGCGGTCCGCGAAGGGGCGCGCTATGCTGTCACGGGGGCCAAGGACCTCGACCCCGACAGTGCCAACCAGCAGCGCTACCACGCCGTCATGCAAAAGATACGCGACAGTTCCATGGGCATGTATGACAAGGTCAGCCCCGTGATCTCCGTCAACGGCAGCGATGCGGTGGGCGCCGCCATGTTCGGCCAGGCCGGCGATATCGTCGTCATTTCCGTCGATTGCCGCTGGGCGTTTGCCACGCCTATGATCCGTGCCCTGTTCCGCGACGGCCAGGCGCATTTCGTGGTGGCGGCCACCATGCGCAATGAAAGCTTTGGCGGCCTGTGA
- a CDS encoding LuxR C-terminal-related transcriptional regulator, whose protein sequence is MSTNNVIRVMLVSDHKTWLWGLEQLLAGAQPAMQVVASSTEIDSALLLARTLCPDVIVLDADLGCGGACAIDYLPQLLGNGVSRVLLFSGTQDQAECGRAVRSGARAVLGKETSIKQLIDAIARLHQGELCLDPALLDSMLGVLNKPEAAPDPEEQRIARLTLKERKIVAMMVEGNGALNRAIAQRAFISEQTLRNHLTSIYSKLDVTNRLELYVYATRNRLAEPVHAE, encoded by the coding sequence ATGTCAACAAACAATGTCATACGCGTCATGCTGGTGTCGGACCACAAGACCTGGCTGTGGGGCCTGGAGCAGCTGCTCGCCGGCGCCCAGCCCGCGATGCAGGTGGTGGCGAGCTCCACCGAGATCGACAGCGCGCTGCTGCTGGCGCGCACCCTGTGTCCCGACGTCATCGTGCTCGACGCCGATCTTGGCTGCGGCGGCGCCTGCGCCATCGATTATCTGCCGCAGCTGCTGGGCAATGGCGTCTCGCGGGTGCTGCTGTTCAGCGGCACGCAGGACCAGGCAGAGTGCGGGCGGGCCGTGCGCAGCGGCGCGCGCGCGGTGCTGGGCAAGGAAACGTCCATCAAGCAACTGATCGACGCCATCGCCCGCCTGCATCAAGGCGAATTGTGCCTGGATCCGGCGCTGCTCGACAGCATGCTGGGCGTGCTGAACAAGCCGGAAGCGGCGCCCGACCCGGAAGAGCAGCGGATCGCCAGGCTGACGCTGAAGGAGCGCAAGATCGTGGCCATGATGGTGGAAGGAAATGGCGCGCTGAACCGTGCGATAGCCCAGCGCGCTTTTATCTCGGAGCAAACCTTGCGTAATCATCTGACATCGATCTACAGCAAGCTCGATGTCACCAACCGCCTGGAATTATATGTGTACGCCACCCGCAACCGCCTGGCCGAACCCGTCCATGCGGAATGA
- a CDS encoding Flp family type IVb pilin yields the protein MNFIKNFIAEEDGVTAIEYALIAALVAAALVTAVGYFTTGLDGAFKAIGTKLTGAAI from the coding sequence ATGAATTTCATTAAAAACTTTATCGCCGAAGAAGATGGCGTGACTGCCATCGAATATGCGCTGATCGCTGCGCTGGTGGCTGCGGCGCTGGTCACGGCCGTCGGCTATTTCACCACCGGCCTCGATGGCGCCTTCAAGGCGATCGGCACCAAGCTGACGGGCGCGGCGATCTAA
- a CDS encoding prepilin peptidase — MDPHSFWTFSPAMVLWGLLAAAVWHDVRRRRIPNRLVFSGALLGVLLNSLALPGVTPAGPWLALGGMAVGLGLLLPMYAMKALGAGDVKLMAMVGAFLGPGPAVFAVLCSLLAGGVLALAVALCQGTLRQALANARQLLLQGWLRAAAGEVPRVDAPAVPGGKLPYAIAIAAGTAIWLALAAGGHA; from the coding sequence ATGGACCCTCATTCTTTCTGGACGTTCAGCCCCGCCATGGTCTTGTGGGGGCTGCTTGCCGCAGCGGTCTGGCATGACGTGCGCCGCCGGCGCATTCCCAACCGGCTGGTGTTTTCCGGCGCCTTGCTCGGCGTGCTGCTCAACAGCCTGGCCTTGCCCGGGGTGACGCCGGCCGGGCCGTGGCTGGCGCTGGGCGGCATGGCCGTCGGCCTGGGCTTGCTGCTGCCCATGTATGCGATGAAGGCGCTGGGCGCGGGCGACGTCAAGCTGATGGCGATGGTGGGGGCTTTTCTTGGTCCCGGTCCCGCCGTGTTTGCCGTGCTGTGCAGCCTGCTCGCTGGCGGCGTGCTGGCGCTGGCCGTCGCCCTGTGCCAGGGCACGCTGCGCCAGGCGCTGGCGAATGCCCGGCAATTGCTGCTGCAAGGCTGGCTGCGCGCCGCCGCAGGGGAAGTACCGCGGGTCGATGCGCCCGCCGTGCCGGGCGGCAAACTGCCGTACGCGATCGCCATTGCCGCCGGCACCGCCATCTGGCTGGCCCTGGCGGCCGGCGGCCATGCATGA
- the cpaB gene encoding Flp pilus assembly protein CpaB, with product MRNSRVAIVLLLALLMAGGAVLAAARWMSGQGAPASQTVMVALVDIGVGAKVTPAMLRGMDWPAGAMPPGAFGDAGAVEGRITRTAVSRGEPVLESKLAPPGATGGLSAIVAAGKRAMTVRVNDVVGVAGFALPGNFVDILVHTQDDRPRPAGGGPLAISKIVLERILVLAVAQESGRDDNKPKVVNAVTLELTPEQVEKLDLARSVGSLSLVLRNQVDPAPVTTGGATKESLLELKVPAAAPVRAPRRQAAPARAPARDSITVIKGMDTSIQQF from the coding sequence ATGAGAAATAGCCGCGTTGCGATCGTGCTGCTGCTGGCGCTGCTGATGGCGGGGGGCGCCGTGCTGGCGGCGGCGCGCTGGATGTCAGGACAAGGCGCGCCGGCCAGCCAGACGGTGATGGTTGCGCTGGTCGATATCGGCGTGGGCGCGAAGGTGACGCCAGCCATGCTGCGCGGCATGGACTGGCCGGCGGGCGCCATGCCGCCGGGGGCGTTTGGCGATGCCGGCGCGGTGGAGGGGCGCATCACGCGCACGGCCGTCAGCAGAGGCGAGCCTGTGCTGGAAAGCAAGCTTGCGCCGCCCGGCGCCACGGGCGGCCTGTCGGCCATCGTGGCTGCCGGCAAGCGCGCCATGACCGTGCGCGTCAACGACGTGGTGGGCGTGGCCGGTTTCGCCCTGCCGGGCAACTTCGTCGACATTCTCGTGCATACGCAGGATGACCGCCCCCGGCCGGCGGGCGGCGGGCCGCTGGCCATTTCCAAGATCGTGCTGGAACGCATCCTGGTGCTGGCCGTAGCGCAAGAGTCCGGCCGCGACGACAACAAGCCCAAGGTGGTCAATGCCGTGACCCTGGAGCTGACGCCGGAGCAGGTGGAAAAGCTGGACCTGGCGCGCAGCGTGGGCAGCTTGTCGCTGGTGCTGCGCAACCAGGTCGATCCGGCGCCTGTCACCACGGGCGGCGCCACCAAGGAATCGCTGCTGGAGCTGAAGGTGCCGGCGGCCGCGCCGGTGCGCGCACCGCGGCGCCAGGCAGCCCCCGCACGCGCTCCCGCGCGCGACAGCATCACCGTCATCAAGGGCATGGATACGAGCATCCAGCAATTTTAA